One window from the genome of Musa acuminata AAA Group cultivar baxijiao chromosome BXJ1-4, Cavendish_Baxijiao_AAA, whole genome shotgun sequence encodes:
- the LOC135648737 gene encoding zinc finger protein GAI-ASSOCIATED FACTOR 1-like, whose amino-acid sequence MELENSSVMTVSNSGSGEASVSSSGQQQPPAPPPPLPPPSIPGVKKKRNLPGNPDPEAEVIALSPKTLLATNRFVCEICNKGFQRDQNLQLHRRGHNLPWKLRQRTGKEARKRVYVCPESSCVHHDPSRALGDLTGIKKHFCRKHGEKKWKCDKCSKKYAVQSDWKAHSKVCGTREYRCDCGTLFSRRDSFITHRAFCDALAEENGKKGGAAPPTNSRPPSEDDGKAAAAAEATVAAAAEEAPAAVAAPSSPLQQAAPLEQQELENPTELLQYMPPPPASIAHASGAITSSGSSSSSSNTSLFASLFASSGTTAAAHSTATLSDLMGTMSHVDRTLMDPPLLCLATNGGPASLFSPQAQAHDRRPFAPPPPSPHMSATALLQKAAQMGAAATGSSFLKGFGLDTPTGQQESIQDSSLQWGRRHHHHQQLEPEPAPMLSAQLGLGLACEPDLMMGSSPLFGPKPATLDLLGLGVGPLAGSTNVRIPALMTSISSGGVDIGSGATTGGWEGAERKAK is encoded by the exons atggaattgGAGAATTCCTCCGTCATGACTGTCTCCAACTCTGGCTCCGGCGAGGCTAGTGTGTCCTCCTCCGGTCAGCAACAGCCCCCTGCGCCGCCGCCTCCACTTCCTCCGCCTTCGATTCCGGGGGTAAAAAAGAAGAGGAACCTCCCCGGAAATCCAG ATCCGGAGGCGGAGGTGATCGCGCTGTCGCCGAAGACGCTGTTGGCCACCAACCGGTTCGTGTGCGAGATCTGCAACAAGGGGTTCCAGCGGGACCAGAACCTGCAGCTGCACCGGAGGGGGCACAATTTGCCGTGGAAGCTGCGGCAGCGGACGGGGAAGGAGGCGCGGAAGCGGGTGTACGTATGCCCAGAGTCGAGCTGCGTGCACCACGACCCGTCGCGAGCACTTGGCGACCTCACTGGCATTAAGAAGCACTTCTGCCGCAAGCACggcgagaagaagtggaagtgcgACAAGTGCTCCAAGAAGTACGCCGTTCAGTCCGACTGGAAGGCCCATTCCAAGGTCTGCGGCACTCGCGAGTACCGCTGCGACTGCGGCACCCTCTTCTCCCG GAGGGATAGTTTCATCACCCACAGAGCATTCTGCGACGCCCTGGCGGAGGAGAACGGGAAGAAAGGGGGAGCAGCGCCACCGACGAACTCAAGACCCCCATCAGAGGATGATGGAAAGGCAGCTGCAGCTGCAGAAGCAACAGTAGCGGCAGCGGCGGAGGAAGCTCCGGCCGCGGTGGCGGCtccgtcgtcgccgctacagcagGCAGCGCCACTGGAGCAGCAAG AGCTGGAGAATCCAACCGAATTGCTGCAGTACATGCCGCCGCCTCCGGCCTCGATCGCCCACGCCAGCGGCGCCATCACCAGCAGCGgcagtagcagtagcagcagcaacaCCAGCCTGTTCGCGAGCCTTTTCGCGTCCAGTGGCACCACCGCCGCAGCTCACAGCACCGCCACCTTGTCGGACCTTATGGGTACGATGAGCCACGTCGACCGGACACTCATGGATCCTCCCTTGCTTTGTCTTGCCACCAATGGAGGGCCAGCATCACTGTTCTCCCCGCAGGCGCAAGCTCATGATCGGCGCCCGTTCGCTCCGCCGCCTCCGTCCCCGCACATGTCTGCGACTGCGCTGCTGCAAAAGGCAGCTCAGATGGGTGCCGCAGCGACCGGCTCATCCTTCCTCAAGGGATTCGGCCTCGATACTCCCACGGGGCAGCAAGAGAGCATCCAGGATAGCAGCCTGCAATGGGGTCGTCGTCATCACCACCACCAGCAACTGGAACCGGAGCCAGCACCGATGCTATCAGCCCAACTCGGACTTGGACTCGCTTGTGAGCCAGACCTGATGATGGGATCCTCGCCATTGTTCGGACCGAAGCCGGCGACGCTGGACTTGCTGGGTTTAGGAGTGGGGCCGCTCGCCGGTTCCACCAATGTTAGAATACCGGCATTGATGACTTCAATAAGCAGCGGAGGTGTCGACATTGGATCAGGAGCGACCACCGGAGGGTGGGAAGGGGCGGAAAGAAAAGCCAAGTAG